One segment of Deinococcus metalli DNA contains the following:
- a CDS encoding response regulator transcription factor — protein MRLVIADDHPLFRMGLKYALINQGFDVVAEAADGLAALDACRTLQPDAALLDVKMPGMTGIEVCERLRLSNPHVVSVLITTFAEPAIVQAARAAGARGYVSKETDPESLARQLRDIVANPEIDRLPHVNVPRLTPRESEVLPLLAQGYSNKEIAKNLGVSPDTVKDHLARLYAKLDAGDRTEAVSRARSIGLLT, from the coding sequence ATGAGACTCGTAATCGCCGACGATCACCCGCTGTTCCGTATGGGCCTGAAGTACGCCCTGATCAACCAGGGCTTCGACGTGGTGGCCGAAGCCGCCGACGGCCTGGCCGCGCTGGACGCCTGCCGCACCCTGCAGCCCGACGCGGCCCTGCTGGACGTCAAGATGCCCGGCATGACCGGCATCGAGGTGTGCGAACGCCTGCGCCTGAGCAACCCGCACGTCGTGTCGGTGCTGATCACCACCTTCGCCGAACCCGCCATCGTGCAGGCGGCCCGCGCCGCCGGAGCGCGCGGCTACGTCAGCAAGGAAACCGACCCCGAGAGCCTGGCGAGACAGCTGCGCGACATCGTCGCCAACCCCGAGATCGACCGCCTGCCGCACGTGAACGTGCCGCGCCTGACGCCCCGCGAGTCCGAGGTGCTGCCCCTGCTGGCGCAGGGCTACTCCAACAAGGAGATCGCCAAGAACCTGGGCGTGTCGCCCGACACCGTCAAGGACCACCTCGCCCGCCTGTACGCCAAGCTCGACGCCGGCGACCGCACCGAGGCCGTCAGCCGCGCCCGCAGCATCGGTCTGCTGACCTGA
- a CDS encoding sensor histidine kinase yields the protein MSARSVPLPTEAPTTAARRKRPATLRAQFTLVIFMLAFLPNVVLTFMAQPSVPAVSLIGWMVVVGGLCAAVGYLLSGTLLRSLSLLQSEVERGDFAQPHPDDPAEILSLRSAFGDLLGRLGVEQTRRNAFIATLVHDLKTPLIATGHLTKVLTTLPLPDAEKREVGVQIQAETTRLLALVQQMADAHRFEREDVQIHPDPTDLRALLDNVARRVQPQVTERGLSLLVTGHGEADVDARVLERAVINLTENALRYATREVVLSVTPRGVVVSDDGPGLSVPVSELAQPFNTQPTTIAGQQYTAGTAGLGLFIARRIAEAHGGGLHYDRAPPDTPPDPDRPPADAPLPVHTHFTLLLPEVTP from the coding sequence ATGAGTGCGCGCAGCGTTCCCCTGCCCACCGAGGCGCCGACCACGGCCGCCCGGCGGAAGCGGCCGGCCACGCTGCGCGCGCAGTTCACGCTGGTGATCTTCATGCTGGCCTTCTTGCCCAACGTGGTGCTGACCTTCATGGCGCAGCCCAGCGTGCCCGCCGTCAGCTTGATTGGGTGGATGGTCGTGGTGGGTGGGTTGTGCGCCGCCGTGGGCTACCTGCTCAGCGGCACGCTGCTGCGCTCCCTGAGCCTGCTGCAGTCCGAGGTGGAACGCGGCGACTTCGCGCAGCCACACCCGGACGACCCCGCCGAGATCCTGTCGCTGAGATCCGCCTTCGGGGACCTGCTGGGCCGCCTGGGCGTCGAGCAGACGCGCCGCAACGCCTTTATCGCCACGTTGGTGCACGACCTCAAGACCCCGCTGATCGCCACCGGGCACCTGACCAAGGTGCTGACCACACTGCCCCTGCCGGACGCCGAGAAACGCGAGGTCGGCGTTCAGATCCAGGCCGAGACGACCCGCCTGCTCGCGCTGGTGCAGCAGATGGCCGATGCCCACCGCTTCGAGCGCGAGGACGTGCAGATCCACCCGGACCCCACGGACCTGCGCGCCCTGCTCGACAACGTCGCCCGCCGCGTGCAGCCGCAGGTCACGGAGCGCGGCCTGAGTCTGCTCGTGACCGGTCACGGCGAAGCCGACGTGGACGCCCGGGTGCTCGAACGGGCCGTCATCAACCTCACCGAGAACGCCCTGCGCTACGCCACCCGCGAGGTCGTCCTGAGCGTCACGCCGCGCGGCGTGGTCGTGTCCGACGACGGCCCCGGCCTGAGCGTCCCGGTCTCGGAACTCGCGCAGCCCTTCAACACGCAGCCCACCACCATCGCCGGCCAGCAGTACACCGCCGGCACCGCCGGACTGGGCCTGTTCATCGCCCGCCGCATCGCCGAGGCCCACGGCGGCGGCCTGCACTACGACCGCGCTCCACCGGACACGCCGCCCGATCCCGACCGACCACCCGCCGACGCCCCCCTGCCCGTCCACACGCACTTCACCCTGCTCCTCCCGGAGGTCACCCCATGA
- a CDS encoding class I SAM-dependent methyltransferase → MASARHVQRLYDRQAATYDARTASRRLDALRAALFVHASGDVLELGVGTGATFAHYPGTLRSLTALEISGEMLARAQARTANLPFPVRLVQHDYQTLPFEAASFDTVTSSLGLCGIPDPAHLFGEVRRVLRPGGHLLALEHVRPPQAWLGLLSDGIDPLFEHVVGCHANRPTPRLLREAGFTVDVLERRLAGLLVTLRATPT, encoded by the coding sequence ATGGCGAGCGCCCGGCACGTGCAGCGTCTGTACGACCGCCAGGCAGCCACCTATGACGCCCGGACGGCCTCGCGCCGGCTGGACGCCCTGCGCGCCGCGCTGTTCGTGCACGCGTCCGGCGACGTCCTGGAACTCGGGGTGGGCACCGGCGCGACCTTCGCCCACTATCCGGGCACACTGCGGAGCCTCACCGCCCTGGAGATCAGCGGAGAAATGCTGGCGCGGGCGCAGGCCAGAACAGCGAACCTGCCGTTTCCCGTACGGCTGGTCCAGCACGACTACCAGACCCTGCCCTTCGAGGCGGCGAGCTTCGACACGGTGACGTCCTCGCTGGGCCTGTGCGGCATTCCCGACCCGGCCCACCTGTTCGGCGAGGTGCGGCGGGTGCTGCGCCCCGGCGGACACCTGCTGGCCCTGGAACACGTGCGGCCCCCGCAGGCCTGGCTCGGCCTGCTGTCAGACGGCATCGATCCACTGTTCGAGCACGTCGTCGGCTGTCATGCCAACCGCCCGACTCCCCGCCTGCTGCGGGAGGCCGGCTTCACCGTGGACGTCCTGGAACGCCGCCTGGCGGGCCTGCTGGTCACGCTGCGCGCCACCCCCACCTGA